Proteins from one Epinephelus moara isolate mb chromosome 1, YSFRI_EMoa_1.0, whole genome shotgun sequence genomic window:
- the gjd6 gene encoding gap junction protein delta 6, with amino-acid sequence MTEWTLLKRLLDAVHQHSTMIGRLWLTVMVIFRLLIVAVATEDVYTDEQEMFVCNTLQPGCSTVCYDAFAPISQPRFWVFHIISVSTPSLCFIIYTWHNLSKLPHNTTQRQGQGLGDIPGQGGPDVGQGGGREVYDRSCDSDSCSIRSHKHLGHSLADVLEGINIQSLQRADPNNMVSLSHARDCTLKEGTAEGHVVSGGVLSKCYVFHVCLRAVLEVGFVLAQWKLFGFQVPVHFLCTSAPCSQPVDCYISRPTEKTIFLLFMFCVGVFCILLNLLELNHLGWKKIRQVVRLRERASWRGCPGMRGGYETFPPDSPSLTSSLGFRDVTSTTSLPTLDLVVGHQPDWTCAVNCGRMRGPEEVRGTRTEQPKRQDSYKGERQPLKSKKAIRESKQRSAEVWI; translated from the coding sequence ATGACGGAGTGGACCCTGCTCAAACGTCTCCTGGATGCTGTCCACCAGCACTCCACCATGATCGGACGCTTGTGGCTCACCGTCATGGTCATCTTCCGGCTGCTCATTGTCGCCGTGGCGACTGAGGATGTGTACACCGACGAGCAGGAGATGTTCGTGTGCAACACATTGCAGCCAGGATGCTCCACCGTCTGCTACGACGCGTTCGCACCCATCTCGCAACCTCGTTTCTGGGTCTTCCACATCATCAGCGTCTCCACGCCGTCGCTCTGCTTCATCATCTACACCTGGCACAACCTGTCCAAGCTGCCCCACAACACCACCCAGAGGCAAGGGCAAGGACTGGGGGACATCCCAGGGCAGGGAGGCCCAGATGTGGGGCAAGGTGGAGGGCGGGAGGTGTACGATCGGAGCTGCGACTCAGACAGCTGCTCCATCCGCTCACATAAGCATCTCGGTCACAGCCTGGCGGACGTGCTGGAGGGCATCAACATCCAGAGCCTCCAGAGGGCAGACCCCAACAACATGGTGTCCTTGAGCCATGCCCGAGATTGCACCCTCAAGGAGGGGACCGCAGAGGGTCATGTGGTCTCTGGAGGCGTTCTGTCAAAATGTTACGTCTTCCATGTGTGTTTACGGGCTGTCCTGGAGGTGGGCTTCGTCCTGGCCCAGTGGAAGCTGTTTGGCTTCCAGGTGCCCGTCCATTTCCTCTGTACCTCGGCTCCCTGCAGCCAGCCGGTGGACTGCTACATCTCCAGGCCCACAGAGAAGACCATCTTCTTGCTCTTCATGTTTTGCGTCGGGGTCTTCTGTATCCTCCTCAACCTGCTGGAGCTCAACCACCTGGGCTGGAAGAAGATCCGTCAGGTGGTGAGGCTCAGGGAGAGGGCGTCCTGGAGAGGTTGTCCAGGAATGAGGGGGGGATATGAAACCTTCCCTCCAGACAGCCCCTCTCTCACATCCTCTTTAGGCTTCAGAGATGTGACCAGCACCACCTCCCTGCCCACTCTGGACCTGGTGGTGGGTCACCAGCCTGACTGGACCTGTGCTGTCAACTGTGGCAGGATGAGGGGGCCTGAGGAGGTCAGAGGGACCAGAACAGAGCAACCAAAGAGACAGGACTCATATAAAGGAGAGAGGCAGCCTCTGAAGAGTAAGAAGGCCATCAGAGAGTCCAAACAGAGGAGTGCTGAGGTCTGGATATAG
- the zgc:158785 gene encoding E3 ubiquitin-protein ligase MARCHF3 has product MAPHIADMTAEEPLGPWVVSPVGEVKLTPERRLEEELNNCNQEATHYNTDMPAEGCAPNTDSLCSEEPFCRICHEDRASGELLSPCECSGSLAMVHRACLEHWLTASNSSHCELCHHQFALERLPKPLTEWLCSPSMQQQRRTLCGDAVCFLFITPLASLSGWLCVQGAMDLHYTNGMEALGLLVLTLALFTIYVFWTVVSVRYHMHLFRTWKKTDQRVRLQIPSPPHATSNQHVLCINTFGKATNKETMV; this is encoded by the exons ATGGCCCCTCATATAGCAGACATGACAGCAGAGGAGCCCCTGGGCCCGTGGGTGgtcagccctgtgggggaggtCAAGTTAACGCCTGAACGCAGGCTGGAGGAGGAACTCAACAACTGCAACCAAGAAGCAACACACTATAACACAGACATGCCCGCTGAGGGATGTGCACCAAACACTGACAG TCTGTGCAGCGAGGAGCCATTTTGTAGGATCTGCCATGAAGACAGGGCGTCAGGGGAGCTGCTGTCGCCCTGCGAGTGCTCTGGTAGCCTGGCCATGGTGCACCGGGCCTGCCTGGAGCACTGGCTCACCGCCTCCAACAGCAGCCACTGTGAACTCTGCCACCACCAGTTTGCACTGGAGCGCCTGCCAAAACCTCTCACTGag TGGTTGTGCTCTCCATccatgcagcagcagaggaggacgcTGTGTGGTGACGCAGTGTGTTTCCTGTTCATCACGCCACTGGCCAGCCTGTCAGGGTGGCTGTGTGTTCAGGGAGCCATGGACCTCCACTACACTAACGGCATGGAGGCCCTGGGGCTCCTGGTCCTCACACTGGCCCTCTTCACCATATACGTCTTCTGGACCGTG GTATCTGTGCGCTACCACATGCATCTGTTCAGGACGTGGAAGAAGACGGACCAGAGAGTGCGACTGCAGATTCCTTCGCCCCCTCACGCCACATCCAACCAACACGTCCTGTGCATAAACACCTTCGGCAAAGCCACCAACAAAGAGACTATGGTGTAG